A single region of the Vigna radiata var. radiata cultivar VC1973A unplaced genomic scaffold, Vradiata_ver6 scaffold_366, whole genome shotgun sequence genome encodes:
- the LOC106779534 gene encoding V-type proton ATPase subunit G, translating into MASNRGQGGIQQLLAAEQEAQRIVNAAKAEKLARLKQAKEEAEKEIAEYRAQLEREFQKKVSDSTGDSGANVKRLEQETEAKIQNLKTEAAKISDDVVAMLRTYVTSVKN; encoded by the exons ATGGCATCCAACAGGGGTCAAGGTGGAATTCAACAGTTGTTAGCCGCAGAACAAGAGGCACAGCGGATTGTGAATGCTGCAAAAGCTG AAAAATTGGCCAGGTTGAAACAAGCCAAAGAAGAGGCTGAAAAAGAGATTGCAGAATACCGAGCTCAACTGGAGCGTGAGTTTCAAAAGAAAGTTTCAGAC AGTACTGGTGATTCTGGAGCTAATGTCAAGCGGCTTGAGCAAGAAACTGAAGCAAAAATTCAGAACCTGAAAACGGAGGCTGCAAAAATTTCGGATGATGTTGTCGCCATGCTTCGTACGTATGTTACAAGTGTGAAAAATTAG
- the LOC111240821 gene encoding uncharacterized protein LOC111240821 codes for MMKRRSTRHPYELSFCLILEMGATRYKKLEVSRPEGVTRKWIKCAQAAQFHLGKRHVAITSREHTNFGPLLTPKTTSTNIRHHFSTDSSLFLYHTHRTSSPHHTHRIHSQLDTLIIIDARFSYHSQQNETLKEDNHFPLFYTFNIFISRHLITKTILFTPLLSLLTRNHPTTFSFFVSNSSTPTDLSFSSHTTLNSPIPSHITLNQQKTETNSCSPHNKNHSPLLQPVIPPTELIPSTITRNTKPPPLAQLHLRTPTHNSYIHSPLPCFSGFFHDLYHFLLQNSSTPRPLYNHKTTFQLKKNRKFIHYLHHHHTNSSQHSK; via the exons ATGATGAAGAGAAGGTCCACTCGCCACCCATATGAATTATCATTCTGCTTGATATTAGAAATGGGGGCAACACGTTACAAAAAGCTTGAGGTGTCACGGCCTGAAGGTGTCACAAGGAAATGGATTAAGTGTGCACAAG CAGCTCAATTTCATTTGGGAAAAAGGCACGTGGCTATTACGTCCAGGGAACACACAAACTTTGGTCCTCTGCTGACACCCAAAACGACCTCAACAAACATCAGACACCATTTTTCAACTGATTCATCGCTCTTCCTCTATCACACACACCGCACCTCGTCACCCCATCACACACACAGGATTCACTCCCAATTGGACACCCTGATCATCATAGACGCGAGATTTTCCTATCACTCACAACAAAATGAGACCCTAAAAGAAGATAACCATTTTCCCCTATTCTACACATTCAACATATTCATCTCTCGGCACCTGATAACGAAAACCATTTTATTTACTCCACTCCTCTCTCTCTTGACCCGTAACCACCCAACGACATTTTCCTTTTTCGTTTCCAATTCTTCAACTCCAACAGATCTATCGTTCAGCTCTCACACTACCCTGAATTCACCTATTCCTTCACACATCACTCTCAATCAACAAAAAACAGAAACCAATTCTTGCTCACCACATAACAAAAACCACTCTCCATTACTCCAACCCGTCATTCCCCCAACTGAATTGATCCCTTCAACCATCACACGCAACACAAAACCTCCTCCTCTGGCCCAACTTCATCTTCGAACCCCAACACACAACTCTTATATTCATTCACCTTTACCATGTTTCTCTGGATTTTTCCATGATCtctatcattttcttcttcaaaattcTTCCACCCCACGCCCATTATATAACCATAAAACAACCTTTCAACTCAAAAAAAACAGGAAATTCATTCATTACCTCCATCACCATCACACAAACTCATCTCAACACTCAAAGTAA
- the LOC111240822 gene encoding uncharacterized protein LOC111240822 — MASSGLDLRWNKLSVRHSFSTMYISALNERLTEDQREVISKTPFFWFLEFSGKVTLNAKLLRELTKTWVDSTNSFIIANKHFNINENEFCSGIGLSLDGESINLKHSSVGNSKCVKYLGQDITHLKFIFKFLLKKHKKTLPCEVFCSLYILLGICEILISNRSGRVFPVLFLIVDELSSLSKYCWGGLVYRYLLDNLSEASDSXKKGKXTSNVYVDGCVYMLQVLISQVKFGIFVI; from the exons atggcaagttccggATTGGACCTTCGCTGGAACAAG TTGAGTGtgcgtcattcattttcaaccatGTATATTAGCGCTCTCAACGAACGGTTGACAGAGGACCAAAGGGAAGTCATCTCCAAGACtccatttttttggtttttagagTTCAGTGGTAAAGTCACATTGAATGCTAAACTTTTGCGTGAGTTAACCAAGACATGGGTGGATTCCACGAACTCTTTTATTATTGCAAACAAACATTTCAATatcaatgaaaatgaattttgttcAGGAATAGGATTGAGTTTAGATGGTGAAAGCATAAACTTGAAGCATTCTTCAGTGGGTAATAGTAAATGTGTGAAGTATTTAGGTCAGGACATTACCCATTTGAAATTCATCttcaaatttttgttgaaaaaacacaaaaaaacccTTCCTTGTGAGGTtttttgtagcttgtacatCCTGTTGGGGATATGTGAGATTTTAATCTCAAATCGTAGTGGACGAGTTTTTCCTGTATTGTTTCTAATTGTGGATGAGTTGAGTAGTTTGAGTAAATACTGTTGGGGTGGGTTAGTTTATCGTTATTTGTTAGACAACTTGAGTGAAGCCTCAGATTCTNTGAAGAAAGGCAAANCAACAAGCAATGTTTATGTTGATGGGTGTGTTTACATGTTGCAGGTACTAATTTCACAAGTAAAGTTTggtatatttgttatttga